One window of Klebsiella quasivariicola genomic DNA carries:
- a CDS encoding BamA/TamA family outer membrane protein — protein MSRLFITFLLLMTSPICSQAEMLSREKIDGWLQHLGASDKFDASKGIDWGVMPGPFYTPELGLGIGTAVVGMYRPDPQDTTSQNSTLTLSGYASSTGAFGLSVKNYAFFDNDLWRVFVEGSMANTPTYYWGQGFHAGDKDNEKEKYTAQVLTLRPTIYRQLFDNVYLGAGWSLAAQNADEMDHDDLPKIESTSQGPSVFSSGASVALNWDDRDFVPNPRRGQYANVRYTHYAPGLGSDTRFDEFQLHYSHYHALSEKSVLAWEADGAFTQGEVPWSMMPLLGSDERMRGYYEGRYRDKNVVSGQLEYRRQLTWRHGIVAWAGAGTMGPSLSSLNNGRWLPTGGVGYRFEFKPRVNIRLDYGIGKGSSGFYFQVGEAF, from the coding sequence TTGAGCCGACTGTTTATCACTTTTCTGCTGCTGATGACCAGCCCGATCTGCAGCCAGGCCGAAATGCTCAGCCGCGAGAAAATCGACGGTTGGCTGCAGCATCTCGGCGCCAGCGATAAGTTCGACGCCAGCAAAGGGATCGACTGGGGCGTGATGCCCGGTCCGTTCTATACGCCGGAGCTGGGGCTGGGCATCGGCACCGCTGTCGTCGGCATGTATCGCCCCGATCCGCAGGATACCACCAGCCAGAACTCGACCCTGACGCTGAGCGGCTACGCCAGCTCCACCGGCGCCTTCGGCCTCAGCGTGAAAAACTACGCCTTTTTCGACAACGACCTGTGGCGCGTTTTTGTCGAAGGGTCGATGGCCAATACGCCCACTTATTACTGGGGGCAGGGTTTTCACGCCGGGGATAAAGACAATGAAAAAGAGAAGTATACCGCCCAGGTGCTGACTCTGCGCCCGACAATCTACCGGCAACTGTTCGACAATGTCTATCTGGGCGCGGGATGGTCGCTGGCGGCGCAGAACGCCGATGAGATGGACCACGACGATTTACCGAAAATAGAAAGCACCTCACAGGGGCCGTCGGTATTCAGTTCGGGCGCCAGCGTTGCCCTGAACTGGGACGATCGCGACTTTGTCCCCAACCCGCGTCGGGGTCAGTATGCTAACGTCCGCTACACCCATTATGCGCCCGGATTAGGCAGCGATACCCGCTTTGACGAATTTCAGCTGCACTATAGTCATTATCATGCCCTGAGCGAGAAAAGCGTGCTCGCCTGGGAGGCCGATGGCGCCTTCACCCAGGGCGAGGTGCCGTGGAGCATGATGCCCCTGTTGGGCAGCGATGAGCGGATGCGCGGTTACTATGAGGGGCGCTATCGCGATAAAAACGTCGTCAGCGGCCAGCTGGAATATCGTCGGCAGCTCACCTGGCGGCATGGGATTGTGGCCTGGGCTGGGGCGGGAACCATGGGGCCGTCGCTGTCGTCGTTGAACAATGGCCGCTGGCTGCCCACCGGCGGCGTTGGCTACCGTTTCGAGTTCAAACCTCGGGTGAATATTCGCCTCGACTATGGCATTGGTAAGGGCAGCAGCGGCTTTTACTTTCAGGTCGGGGAGGCGTTTTAA